In Chitinophagaceae bacterium C216, the genomic stretch ATGCGTGATGTAGTGAAAAGGAATATCAAATTTTTCGGTGAGTGACTGTAAAATGTCATAGTTCCCTATGACACATTCTACTGAAGCTCCAAGTGTGTTAAAATAATTGCGCAGTAGAATATCTCCTAGGCAATGGTATTCCTTTGTTACCAGAACCGCAATTTTCTTCTTGACATAAGGGCGTATGCTGATTTCTGTATCTGCAGGTAAGCGGTTCTTAATTTGATTTTGGAGTTGTTCTAAATCGGTCTCTCCACTAACTTCCACACGAATATAAAAGCGATTTTCATCTACATGAACATACTCCTTCATGGATACGATATTTAGATTAGCGGCGGCCATGATAGCCGCAATATCTGCCACTAGTCCTACTCTGTCGCTACATTGTAATAGTATAACCATCTTACTTTATTAGCTTTAATGTTAGTTGAGCTATATTCACTCTTTAAATCTGATCAACAAAGGCTTTTAGACTTTCGAACAGCAAATCTATATCAGAATGCGGTAATGTAACATTTTTATTGGTTGTAGTTACGAAAACCGTGTACATGCCCGCATAGCGTCCAAATTTCATATCACTAAGACTATTACCTACGATAATGCATTTCTCCGGCTGAATGTCAGGAAAGTCCCGAATAGCCTGAAAAGCCATGCCCGGATTCGGTTTACGGTAAAATGCCAGGTCATCGATATCGGTACAGTAATAAATGCGCTCAATATTTCCTCCGACTTGCTTTACGCTTTGCAGCATTTTTTCATTCATGGTTATGAGATCCTCGTGTTGGATAATACCTCTGCCTACGCCACGCTGATTGGTGACAACAATAATACGTTTAAACTTGTCGGAAAGCTTTTTGAATAATGCGGGCGCCCCTTTTGTGAATACGAATTCATCGGGGGTTGTGATATAGTCTCCCGGCTTGTCTTCATTAATCACCCCGTCTCTGTCGAGAAAAAGTGTCCAGTCATCATGGATGTCTGATAAATTCAATAGAGGCCTAGCAAATTCTTGCTGTGCACGGTTATAATCTTCAGGAATACCGATATCGATAAAATAAGCATCTTGTTCTACTCCTGAGAACTTTTTATCAGTAATAAACCGCTCCAAATAATCCTTTTCAAAGGAAAATTTTGTGGGAAATAGTTTTTGTAAAAAACTTTCTTTATTAATAAGGTATACGCCTGCGTTGATCAGTCCTTGAGCGTAATATTGTTTTTCCTTAAAATGCGTAATAGTATTGTCTCCGGCCAGCGCTACCACTCCATATCTATCAAAGTGCAGCATGGGTTTTAATGCCAGCGTACATGCTGCATTGGATGTAAGATGTTGCTGCAACATTTTTGCTGCATCAAAACGGAATAGGGTATCCCCATTAACGATAAAAATGTTCTCTGTTTTTGTTTTCTGCAAAGCAAATTGAATGGCACCTCCGGTTCCCAGAGGTTCATCTTCGATAACGCATTCATAGTCCAGCGTGGGATATTCTGCTTGAAGCCAGTTCAGGATGGCCTCATGCATATATCCTAGACTAAAAATTAGTCGACTGATTCCCTGCATGCGCAGATGATTAATAACGTAGTATAGAAAAGGTCTCCCTGCTACAGGTGCCATACATTTGGGTAAATCAGGAACGGCACTTCGTAGGCGTGTACCCAAACCTCCAGCTAGAATAATGGCTTCGGTCTGTTGTAGATTCTTAACCGTAAGATGTTGCTGTTGGCTCATCAAAAACATTCCCATTGATATGTTATCCAAAAATTCTTTCTTCAACCAGCTGACAAATAATATGCCCTAGCAACATATGGCTTTCCTGTATGCGAGGGGTATCAGTAGCAGGTATATTAATGAGGTAATCACTCAGGTCTTTCATGGCACCACCTGTGCTACCTGTAAATCCTACTGTAATCATGCCTTTGGCTCGTGCAGTTTCAAAGGCTTGTACAACATTTTTAGAATTTCCGGAGGTACTGAGGCCAATTAGTACATCGCCGGGTTTCCCCAATCCCTGAATCAGCCTTGCATAAATAAGATCAAAACTGTAGTCATTTGCTACAGCTGTGAGGTAGGAGGTGTTGCAATGTAATGCTTCTGCAGGCAGTGCTTTTCTATCTTTATAAAATCTTCCGCTGAACTCTGCTGCCAAGTGTTGAGCATCTGCAGCGCTACCGCCATTGCCGCAAAAGTAAACGGTGTTGCCACTCTGAAATGCCGCTACAATAGCGTCGGTTACATTGCTTACGATTTGCAATAATGCTTCGTTTTGCAACACTTGCTGCTTTGTGAATATAGATGCCTGAATAAGTTCCTGTATCTGTTGTTTCATTAAAAATGAATTTGTATTATGATATTTGCCTGCTAAGTTAAACCGTCCAGGTTTTTAGGCCATGCTTGGTAAACTGATAATTGTGTGGTTTGCCGCCAAACTGTTCTAGTGCTTGAATGACTTTGTATTTGGTATTG encodes the following:
- the gmhA gene encoding Phosphoheptose isomerase, with protein sequence MKQQIQELIQASIFTKQQVLQNEALLQIVSNVTDAIVAAFQSGNTVYFCGNGGSAADAQHLAAEFSGRFYKDRKALPAEALHCNTSYLTAVANDYSFDLIYARLIQGLGKPGDVLIGLSTSGNSKNVVQAFETARAKGMITVGFTGSTGGAMKDLSDYLINIPATDTPRIQESHMLLGHIICQLVEERIFG
- the glmU_1 gene encoding Bifunctional protein GlmU, coding for MGMFLMSQQQHLTVKNLQQTEAIILAGGLGTRLRSAVPDLPKCMAPVAGRPFLYYVINHLRMQGISRLIFSLGYMHEAILNWLQAEYPTLDYECVIEDEPLGTGGAIQFALQKTKTENIFIVNGDTLFRFDAAKMLQQHLTSNAACTLALKPMLHFDRYGVVALAGDNTITHFKEKQYYAQGLINAGVYLINKESFLQKLFPTKFSFEKDYLERFITDKKFSGVEQDAYFIDIGIPEDYNRAQQEFARPLLNLSDIHDDWTLFLDRDGVINEDKPGDYITTPDEFVFTKGAPALFKKLSDKFKRIIVVTNQRGVGRGIIQHEDLITMNEKMLQSVKQVGGNIERIYYCTDIDDLAFYRKPNPGMAFQAIRDFPDIQPEKCIIVGNSLSDMKFGRYAGMYTVFVTTTNKNVTLPHSDIDLLFESLKAFVDQI